DNA from Coriobacteriaceae bacterium:
CCAGGGAAAGGTTTGAGATGATCCGCCGAGGCTCGCGCGTACCTTCGAAAAACTGAGCGTACTCGCTCTGTACCCCAGGTGACGGTTCCTCGAGCGTCAGATACACAAAATTGCGGTACGAGGTTCGACCGAACTCCTTAAGCGCCCACGTCTTTCCAACCTGGCGCGCCCCCTTAAGGATAAGCGGCTTACGATATTCCGACGCTTTCCAAGCGTTAAGCTTGGCAATGATATCTCGCTGCATGACCGAACCTCCCGCAAAGAAACTTCCGTAAACGTGATATTTCCCACATTTTACCCTAGGTAAAACGTGACATTTATCACATTTACGGAAGTTTTAAGTTCATTTCGCCACACTTTCATCACATCAAAACCACCCCTAAAAGGGGTGGTTTGCTCTTAGGGTATAACCCTTGGATTTCCGGCACGCGTCTAAAGGCGCCGGCCCTCACGGGGTTCGGGCCGCACTGCAGATTGACCCGTGGCGGGCCGGTCAAACCGGCGCTATTTACGCCCCGGCCCCCTGCCGAAGGGGTCCTCGTACTCCTTGACGCTCAGCCGGTCGAGCGCGATGTCGGCCTTCTCCTGCTCCCGGATGTACTTCGCGATCGTGGCCTCGTTCAGGCCGACCGTGGACACGTAGTAGCCCTCGGCCCAGAACTTCCTGTTGCCGAACTTGTACTTCATGTTCGCGTGCTTGTCGAATATCATCAGCGAGCTCTTCCCCTTCAGGTAGCCCATCACGCTCGATACGCTGTACTTCGGCGGTATCGCCAGCAGCATGTGGACGTGGTCGGGCATCAGGTGCCCCTCGATGATCTCTATCCCCTTGTACTGGCAGAGCTTCCTGAAGATCTCCCCAAGGTCGGACCTTATTTGGTTGTAGATGACTTTGCGCCTATACTTCGGCGTGAACACGACGTGGTACTTGCACATCCACTTCGTGTGCGACAGGCTGTAGGCCTTCTGGGCCATACGCCACCACCGCCCTCTCGACTCGGATTCCTTGCGGCCTGAACAATCGCAAGTGTCCGGCGAGGGGGCGGCTTTGTAAAGCCGTTTGGCCCCACCCGCATAGCGGGTGGTTTCTGATGCGGCGCGCTGCGCGCCCCGCACAGGCTAAAGCCTCTAAATTGAAAAGGCGGAGGCGCATTTTGCGCCTCCGCCACCATCTTTCCTATCAGCCCGCCTGACCCGAACGGCCGAGTCGTCACGGA
Protein-coding regions in this window:
- the tnpA gene encoding IS200/IS605 family transposase produces the protein MAQKAYSLSHTKWMCKYHVVFTPKYRRKVIYNQIRSDLGEIFRKLCQYKGIEIIEGHLMPDHVHMLLAIPPKYSVSSVMGYLKGKSSLMIFDKHANMKYKFGNRKFWAEGYYVSTVGLNEATIAKYIREQEKADIALDRLSVKEYEDPFGRGPGRK